In Magnetospirillum sp., the following proteins share a genomic window:
- a CDS encoding 2-hydroxychromene-2-carboxylate isomerase: MTKTIDYYFSPNSPWAYLGHERLVAIAKRAGAHINVKPADFARIFAASGGLPVAQRPKQRLAYRMMELKRWREFLGIPLNLTPKFSGVPTQAAARLIIAADLKELNAMALAGFIGKAVWEEERDISDATTLQAIAAEHGRNAKLLWDTAQTDATKAAYDTYTDEAIAAGVFGAPTYVYKDELFWGQDRLDFLERALAAP; the protein is encoded by the coding sequence ATGACAAAAACCATCGACTATTACTTTTCGCCAAACAGCCCGTGGGCCTATTTGGGCCACGAGCGCTTGGTCGCGATCGCCAAACGCGCGGGCGCGCATATCAACGTCAAACCCGCCGACTTCGCGCGCATCTTCGCGGCTTCCGGCGGCTTGCCGGTGGCGCAGCGGCCCAAGCAACGCCTCGCCTATCGCATGATGGAACTCAAGCGTTGGCGGGAATTTCTCGGCATCCCGCTGAACCTCACGCCCAAATTCTCGGGCGTGCCGACGCAAGCTGCCGCCCGCCTCATCATTGCGGCCGACCTCAAGGAGCTCAACGCCATGGCGCTCGCAGGCTTCATCGGCAAAGCCGTGTGGGAGGAAGAGCGCGACATTTCCGACGCCACCACCTTGCAGGCGATCGCCGCCGAGCATGGCCGCAATGCCAAGCTGCTGTGGGACACCGCACAGACCGACGCGACCAAGGCCGCGTACGATACCTACACCGACGAAGCGATCGCGGCGGGCGTGTTCGGGGCCCCCACCTATGTCTACAAGGACGAGCTGTTCTGGGGCCAAGACCGGCTCGACTTCCTCGAGCGCGCATTGGCGGCCCCGTGA